From the genome of Triticum aestivum cultivar Chinese Spring chromosome 3B, IWGSC CS RefSeq v2.1, whole genome shotgun sequence, one region includes:
- the LOC123065158 gene encoding em-like protein encodes MAQQGKKATEMQDPEIRAEQVKKAPELQDSETRTQQVKKAPELQDPEIRAELDRRAREEGETVIKSGAGGKTLEAQERLAEGRKKGGLSRATGSGNERAEDEGGVVIEPDEKKLEEVKKDLGRE; translated from the exons ATGGCACAGCAGGGGAAGAAGGCGACGGAGATGCAGGACCCGGAGATCAGGGCAGAGCAGGTGAAGAAGGCGCCGGAGCTGCAGGACTCGGAGACCCGGACACAGCAGGTGAAGAAGGCGCCGGAGCTGCAGGACCCGGAGATCCGGGCAGAGCTGGACCGCCGCGCCCGCGAGGAGGGCGAGACCGTCATCAAGAGCGGCGCCGGCGGCAAGACCCTCGAGGCGCAGGAGCGCCTGGCAGAAG GGCGTAAGAAGGGCGGGCTGAGCCGTGCGACTGGCTCCGGCAACGAGCGCGCCGAGGACGAGGGCGGGGTGGTGATCGAGCCGGACGAGAAGAAGCTCGAGGAGGTCAAGAAGGATCTCGGGCGCGAATGA